The Pseudodesulfovibrio sp. zrk46 genome contains a region encoding:
- the glpA gene encoding anaerobic glycerol-3-phosphate dehydrogenase subunit GlpA, translated as MKVLQTRVLILGGGATGTGLARDLALRGVKCILAERRDINAGASGGNHGLLHSGARYVASDMEAAIECREEGEILKRLAPQCIEDTGGLFVAVEGDNEQYIADFQAMCDRSKVPARKLGLDEARAMEPVLSDKLIAAYEVEDAAVDPFMLSLDNLAHAMDHGAEYVRNARVVGFDVENGDIKCTRLRNERTGEEFLVEAEIVVNATGAWAGQVAELAGAKINILYSAGSLIVTQDRLTKRVVNRLRKAADADILVPGGTVSVLGTTSVTVDDPDHCKPTVSEVDRIIEDAKAMMPVLETTRYIRAYAGVRPLVLSGDAGDARNVSRGFSLIDHAGDNVDNFVTITGGKLTTYRMMAERTADMVCKKLGVTAPCLTAVEPLPASTMGRWTEPGLGPKSWIQDRNADDLVLCECEMVSRTAVNTIVENMGEMRGESMLQAIGLRSRVGKGPCQGGFCGLRITGHLYDEGHQQGQQGMDELRQFVGRRWRGFSPVLWGLGMVQADLQEALYCGALDLELDDDDETCGDE; from the coding sequence ATGAAGGTTTTACAGACCAGGGTCCTTATTCTCGGAGGCGGAGCCACAGGTACCGGTCTTGCCAGGGATCTCGCCCTGCGCGGGGTCAAATGTATCCTGGCCGAGCGTCGCGACATCAATGCGGGCGCTTCGGGCGGTAATCATGGGCTGCTTCACAGTGGTGCCCGTTATGTGGCGTCGGACATGGAAGCGGCTATCGAGTGTCGTGAAGAGGGGGAAATCCTCAAACGACTGGCGCCCCAGTGTATCGAGGACACGGGCGGCCTGTTCGTGGCCGTGGAAGGCGACAACGAGCAGTACATCGCTGATTTTCAGGCCATGTGCGACCGCAGCAAGGTCCCGGCCCGCAAGTTGGGATTGGATGAAGCCCGCGCCATGGAGCCGGTTCTGTCCGATAAGCTTATCGCTGCCTACGAGGTAGAAGACGCTGCCGTCGATCCTTTCATGCTTTCACTGGACAACCTTGCCCACGCCATGGACCACGGCGCCGAGTATGTGCGTAACGCCAGAGTTGTTGGCTTCGACGTCGAGAACGGCGACATCAAATGTACCCGGCTCCGCAATGAGCGCACGGGTGAAGAATTTCTGGTCGAGGCGGAGATCGTGGTCAACGCCACAGGCGCGTGGGCCGGACAGGTCGCTGAACTTGCCGGGGCCAAGATCAACATCCTCTATTCCGCAGGTAGTCTCATCGTTACCCAGGACAGGCTGACCAAACGAGTGGTCAACCGTCTTCGCAAGGCTGCTGATGCGGATATCCTCGTGCCCGGCGGCACCGTGTCGGTTCTCGGTACCACCTCTGTTACCGTGGACGACCCGGACCACTGCAAGCCGACCGTCAGCGAAGTGGACCGCATCATTGAAGATGCCAAGGCCATGATGCCTGTATTGGAGACCACTCGTTACATCCGCGCTTACGCCGGGGTTCGCCCGTTGGTGCTTTCCGGCGATGCGGGAGATGCTCGCAACGTGAGTCGTGGCTTCTCTCTCATCGATCACGCCGGTGACAACGTGGACAACTTCGTCACCATCACCGGCGGCAAGTTGACAACTTACCGCATGATGGCCGAGCGAACCGCAGACATGGTCTGTAAAAAGCTCGGCGTGACAGCGCCGTGCCTCACCGCTGTGGAGCCGCTCCCGGCTTCCACCATGGGCCGCTGGACCGAACCCGGTCTGGGACCCAAGTCCTGGATTCAGGATCGTAACGCCGACGACCTCGTTCTCTGTGAGTGCGAGATGGTCTCCCGCACCGCGGTAAATACCATCGTCGAAAACATGGGCGAGATGCGTGGCGAATCAATGTTGCAGGCAATCGGCCTGCGCAGCCGAGTTGGCAAGGGCCCGTGTCAGGGCGGCTTCTGCGGCTTGCGCATTACCGGCCATCTCTACGATGAAGGTCATCAGCAGGGCCAGCAGGGTATGGACGAACTTCGTCAGTTCGTGGGACGCCGTTGGCGCGGCTTCTCCCCGGTCCTTTGGGGGCTGGGCATGGTTCAGGCCGACCTGCAGGAGGCACTGTATTGCGGCGCGCTGGATCTGGAACTGGATGATGACGACGAAACCTGCGGAGACGAATAA
- a CDS encoding DeoR/GlpR family transcriptional regulator: MQGTESANTEDHGGKHASVRTRHAQIIKLVREQGFVAIGTLADRFQVTPQTIRRDINILSKQGHLQRHHGGAGPTFSTENVDYTDRKVLCLQEKQIIAQLVAKQIPNRSSLFINMGTTNEEVAKALIHHQKLRVITNNLNVAKTLSGNSDMEVIVTGGLVRPKDGGIVGEAAIDFIRQFKVDYGIIGISGVDLDGTLLDFDYREVTAARSIIENSRNVFLVTDHTKFGRNAMVRLGSVQEIDAMFTDTMPPAELVDIMKQSKVKLHVPEKFLLDESR; the protein is encoded by the coding sequence ATGCAGGGCACTGAATCCGCAAACACTGAAGATCATGGAGGTAAACATGCCTCCGTCCGCACACGCCACGCCCAGATAATCAAACTGGTCAGAGAACAGGGATTTGTCGCCATCGGCACCCTGGCTGATCGCTTTCAAGTGACGCCCCAGACTATCCGCCGAGACATTAACATTCTCAGCAAGCAGGGTCACCTCCAACGCCACCACGGCGGCGCAGGTCCCACTTTCAGCACAGAGAATGTGGACTACACCGACCGCAAGGTGCTCTGCCTGCAAGAAAAGCAGATCATTGCCCAGCTTGTCGCCAAACAAATCCCAAATCGCTCATCCCTGTTCATCAACATGGGCACCACCAACGAAGAAGTGGCCAAAGCCCTGATCCACCATCAAAAACTCCGCGTCATCACTAACAACCTCAATGTCGCTAAAACATTAAGCGGCAACTCTGACATGGAAGTCATCGTCACCGGCGGACTGGTTCGGCCCAAGGACGGCGGCATTGTTGGCGAAGCGGCCATCGACTTTATCCGCCAGTTCAAAGTGGATTACGGCATCATTGGCATCAGCGGCGTGGATCTGGATGGAACCCTGCTCGACTTCGACTACCGCGAAGTAACGGCTGCACGCTCCATCATCGAGAACTCCCGCAACGTATTTCTGGTCACAGACCACACCAAATTCGGCCGCAATGCCATGGTCCGTCTTGGCAGCGTCCAGGAAATAGACGCCATGTTTACTGACACCATGCCACCCGCTGAACTGGTGGACATCATGAAACAGAGCAAAGTGAAACTTCATGTACCCGAGAAATTCCTACTGGATGAATCCAGATAG
- a CDS encoding acyltransferase family protein has product MKTSLTSTGRIPMLDVARFFGMILVYYGHIIERMMYLKNPVAAAQYKFIYSFHMPFFFLLAGFTIAPEKTLVPMGRYLKKLATSRLVPYFFFTIVLALLSLCFAGWFTVVDVSTSAGYLKGAVSTLLGFPVFNIPLWFMACLVSVELIHYAVGRFLDNNIKLLMAAMAFYVAGFYLTQKVHLLGGATYWLLHEALVVYAFYLIGVVMRREAMLLGGHPRWRLMLASAACLLVVVFTWDMNQGPFQLIQAVVIVLSGHGNMLLFPLTALAGSLFVLLAARSAGANRFFMFMGENALILFCLNGVFYHFLNGPFADWFVKTFPGEWWSVTAAGIAFTVVSMAACIPFIYAFNRWTPVLVGKRLRPGNAKLGVSGRSR; this is encoded by the coding sequence GTGAAGACGTCCTTAACTTCTACCGGGCGCATTCCCATGCTGGACGTGGCCCGGTTCTTCGGCATGATTCTGGTCTATTACGGCCATATCATCGAGCGGATGATGTACCTGAAAAATCCAGTCGCAGCGGCACAGTACAAGTTCATCTACTCCTTCCATATGCCGTTCTTCTTTCTGCTCGCTGGATTCACCATCGCGCCAGAGAAAACACTCGTACCCATGGGGCGGTATCTGAAGAAACTGGCGACATCGCGACTGGTTCCCTATTTCTTTTTCACCATTGTGTTGGCCTTGCTGAGCCTGTGCTTTGCAGGATGGTTCACTGTGGTGGATGTCTCCACTTCCGCCGGGTATCTCAAGGGCGCCGTTTCAACGTTGTTGGGCTTCCCGGTCTTCAACATCCCGTTGTGGTTCATGGCCTGTCTCGTATCCGTAGAGCTCATCCATTATGCGGTTGGGCGTTTTTTGGATAACAACATCAAATTGCTGATGGCCGCGATGGCGTTTTATGTTGCTGGTTTTTACCTGACACAGAAGGTGCATCTGCTTGGCGGTGCTACCTACTGGCTCCTGCATGAGGCGCTGGTGGTCTATGCGTTCTATCTCATAGGCGTCGTCATGCGCCGCGAGGCCATGCTGCTGGGCGGTCATCCCCGCTGGCGGCTGATGCTTGCGAGTGCCGCCTGCCTGCTGGTGGTAGTCTTCACCTGGGACATGAATCAGGGACCGTTCCAGTTGATTCAGGCAGTGGTCATTGTCCTGTCCGGGCATGGCAATATGCTGCTGTTCCCGCTCACCGCTCTGGCAGGCAGTTTGTTTGTGCTGCTGGCAGCCAGAAGCGCCGGAGCAAATCGCTTCTTCATGTTCATGGGCGAGAATGCATTGATCCTCTTCTGCTTGAACGGTGTATTCTATCACTTCCTGAACGGACCGTTTGCTGATTGGTTCGTGAAGACGTTCCCGGGAGAATGGTGGTCTGTGACTGCCGCAGGCATCGCCTTTACCGTGGTCAGCATGGCTGCGTGCATCCCGTTTATTTACGCCTTCAATCGCTGGACCCCGGTATTGGTAGGCAAGCGGCTCAGGCCCGGAAATGCCAAGCTGGGTGTTAGCGGAAGAAGCCGCTAA
- the glpK gene encoding glycerol kinase GlpK, with amino-acid sequence MAKYVGAVDSGTTSSRFIIFDEKGRIVGLDQKEHEQIYPKPGWVEHDPMEIWNNTCEVIKGALTKSGIKGSELAAIGITNQRETTVVWDRNTGKPFYNAIVWQCTRTHEICKDLMADGGQDRFREKTGLPIATYFSGPKIKWILENVPEAKAAAERGDAMFGTIESWIIWWLTGGPKGGAHVTDVTNASRTMLMDLKTLEWDQEIMDIMGVPRQGLPRIVPSSDEDTWGPTAENGPLGARVPVCGAVGDQQAALVGQTCFAPGQAKNTYGTGCFLLMHTGHEPIQSKHGLITTLAYQFSGRKPSYCLEGSIAIAGALVQWLRDNLQMFESAPEIEALASKVEDTGGMYIVPAFSGLYAPYWRPDARGVMVGLTRYINRNHIARAVLEATAYQTKDIVEAMNKDSGVELKTLKADGGMVYNELLMQFQSDILDVPVVRPKVAETTCLGAAYAAGIAVGFWSGREELYNNWEEDKTWQPDMDEETRKEGYDGWKKAVERTFDWVD; translated from the coding sequence ATGGCGAAATATGTCGGAGCCGTAGACTCGGGAACCACCAGCAGCCGCTTCATCATTTTTGACGAGAAGGGCCGCATCGTCGGACTGGACCAGAAGGAACACGAGCAGATCTATCCCAAGCCGGGTTGGGTCGAGCATGATCCCATGGAAATCTGGAACAACACCTGCGAGGTCATCAAGGGTGCTTTGACCAAGTCTGGCATCAAGGGCTCCGAGCTGGCCGCCATCGGCATCACCAACCAGCGCGAAACTACTGTCGTTTGGGATCGCAACACCGGTAAGCCGTTCTACAACGCCATTGTCTGGCAGTGCACCCGTACTCACGAGATTTGCAAGGACCTCATGGCTGACGGCGGTCAGGACCGTTTCCGTGAAAAGACCGGGCTGCCCATCGCAACATATTTTTCCGGCCCCAAGATCAAGTGGATTCTCGAAAATGTGCCTGAGGCCAAGGCTGCCGCCGAGCGCGGTGATGCCATGTTTGGCACCATCGAATCCTGGATCATCTGGTGGCTCACCGGCGGTCCCAAGGGCGGCGCACACGTTACTGACGTAACCAACGCCAGCCGTACCATGCTCATGGATCTCAAGACGCTGGAATGGGATCAGGAGATCATGGACATCATGGGCGTACCCCGTCAGGGTCTGCCCCGAATTGTGCCTTCCTCCGATGAAGATACGTGGGGTCCCACCGCCGAAAATGGACCGCTCGGTGCACGTGTACCGGTTTGCGGTGCGGTCGGTGACCAGCAGGCTGCCCTCGTGGGCCAGACCTGTTTCGCTCCCGGTCAGGCCAAGAATACTTACGGCACCGGTTGCTTCCTGTTGATGCACACTGGTCACGAGCCTATCCAGTCCAAGCACGGTCTCATCACCACGCTGGCGTATCAGTTCTCTGGCCGTAAGCCTTCCTACTGCCTTGAAGGTTCCATCGCCATTGCTGGTGCGCTGGTTCAGTGGCTGCGCGACAATCTTCAGATGTTCGAGTCCGCTCCCGAGATCGAGGCTCTGGCCTCCAAGGTCGAGGACACCGGTGGCATGTACATCGTACCTGCCTTCTCCGGTCTGTACGCTCCGTATTGGCGTCCCGATGCCCGCGGCGTCATGGTGGGCCTGACTCGCTACATCAACCGCAATCATATTGCCCGTGCAGTCTTGGAGGCCACAGCCTACCAGACCAAGGATATCGTCGAAGCCATGAACAAGGATTCCGGCGTAGAGCTCAAGACCCTCAAGGCTGACGGCGGCATGGTTTACAACGAGCTACTTATGCAGTTCCAGTCCGACATCCTTGATGTTCCTGTTGTACGCCCCAAAGTGGCAGAGACCACTTGCCTCGGTGCGGCTTACGCTGCCGGTATTGCCGTTGGCTTCTGGTCTGGCCGTGAGGAGTTGTACAACAACTGGGAAGAGGACAAGACCTGGCAGCCCGATATGGACGAGGAGACTCGCAAAGAGGGCTACGATGGCTGGAAGAAGGCCGTCGAAAGAACCTTTGACTGGGTCGACTAA
- the glpB gene encoding glycerol-3-phosphate dehydrogenase subunit GlpB gives MTQDNTLYDVMVIGSGFAGMAAALFAAKRGLKVVQAGSTGGIDFSTGFIDLMGVHPISEGKRWMNPWKAIDAVVADHPKHPYGLMTSDEISASIDGFTDFLAEQGLEYVGNDDRNTCTLTSAGTVKRTYRLPKSAWKGAEAFESKAPTLIVDFNGLKGFSGNQLVENRKERWPELRTVRVDFPNGKGELYPEHMAWALADPANRVKLAETVMEHAGDAEYIGFPAVLGLIDPQKIVDHLEELTGKHIFEIPTMPPSIAGPRLRAVFDRGLPALGVQTLSQKMITGATMDGGVIHFTVGKGKAANTVSAKSCILATGRFFGKGLKAQRDKIIEPVFGVPVCQPEARDEWHGEAFFDKGGHPVNLAGVEVDSHLRPLGVDGSPMHDNLYAAGAVLAHHDWMRMKCGAGLAIATAYKAVVELAK, from the coding sequence ATGACGCAAGACAATACACTTTATGATGTCATGGTCATCGGCTCGGGCTTCGCGGGCATGGCCGCAGCTCTGTTCGCTGCCAAGCGCGGTCTCAAGGTCGTGCAGGCAGGCTCCACCGGTGGTATCGACTTTTCCACAGGCTTCATTGATCTCATGGGCGTACACCCCATCAGCGAAGGCAAGCGGTGGATGAATCCGTGGAAAGCTATTGATGCTGTGGTAGCTGATCATCCCAAGCATCCTTATGGTTTGATGACCTCTGATGAAATTTCCGCTTCTATCGACGGGTTTACCGATTTTCTTGCTGAGCAAGGGCTGGAGTATGTGGGGAACGATGACCGCAACACCTGTACCCTGACCTCTGCCGGAACCGTGAAACGCACGTACCGTCTTCCCAAGTCCGCATGGAAGGGGGCCGAGGCTTTCGAGAGTAAAGCTCCGACCCTTATTGTGGACTTTAACGGTCTCAAGGGATTCAGTGGCAACCAGCTGGTTGAGAATCGTAAGGAGCGTTGGCCTGAGCTGCGCACCGTACGGGTGGACTTTCCTAACGGGAAAGGTGAGCTGTACCCTGAGCATATGGCTTGGGCTCTGGCTGATCCCGCCAATCGTGTGAAGCTGGCCGAGACAGTGATGGAACACGCTGGAGATGCCGAGTACATCGGCTTTCCCGCGGTGCTGGGCCTCATTGATCCGCAGAAGATCGTCGACCACCTGGAAGAACTCACCGGCAAACATATTTTCGAGATTCCGACCATGCCTCCGTCCATCGCAGGTCCCCGTCTTCGTGCCGTCTTCGACAGAGGCCTGCCCGCGCTGGGCGTGCAAACTCTGTCTCAGAAGATGATCACCGGGGCCACCATGGATGGCGGTGTGATTCATTTCACCGTCGGGAAAGGCAAAGCTGCCAATACGGTCTCGGCCAAGAGCTGCATTCTGGCGACAGGACGGTTCTTCGGTAAGGGGCTCAAGGCGCAGCGTGACAAGATCATCGAACCTGTATTTGGGGTACCTGTATGCCAGCCTGAAGCTCGCGACGAGTGGCACGGCGAGGCATTCTTTGACAAGGGAGGGCACCCCGTGAACCTGGCGGGCGTCGAGGTGGATTCTCACCTTCGTCCGCTGGGCGTTGATGGCTCGCCAATGCACGACAATCTTTATGCCGCAGGAGCCGTGCTGGCCCACCATGACTGGATGCGCATGAAGTGTGGTGCAGGGCTGGCGATTGCCACCGCGTACAAGGCTGTTGTGGAGTTGGCGAAGTAA
- a CDS encoding 4Fe-4S dicluster domain-containing protein, translating to MDFFDFGLILASVIFIAGAARRIVRWFAAGKSTAPDRNSLNPIKAVWALIFDGLLLARTGRTDKLRWISHTLVFFGFMGLLLFHALDDYVTAAFFPAFESTLDPWQWLRNLFGLMTLSGLAYMGHRRFHTRTVRDTSRFQDWAAILLVAGIILSGFFLEASKIISPAVFTRMTNEFFVPDEAGDMTALKAYWADEYGVVFPETLPMDEDTLEKGAELNQDSCADCHSNTKSAFVSRPLATAMMPLANSLNVSRADKVFWYLHIVFCFIGLATLPFGKFFHPLSAPVNLAARQGRRDGAPAGPFAQMVGLDACTRCGECSVRCSVAPSYAVLGNKDILPSEKLVSLGKYRSEGSLSGHDLEDFAQGSRICTECLQCTDICPVGINLQDLWLTSKPEVAAESPDPNQAVRAMDAVTRSSGLGEEPCLPPVYGLADNKESFHGCVQCTTCTSVCPVVAVSEDPSTDLDLTPQQIMNLLRMGLKDETLGARMVWSCTTCYKCQEHCPQNIKVADILYELRNTAAARIGRDRFKGEC from the coding sequence ATGGATTTCTTCGATTTCGGTTTGATTCTCGCCTCAGTGATTTTTATCGCCGGTGCCGCCCGGCGCATTGTGCGGTGGTTTGCCGCTGGAAAATCCACGGCTCCAGACCGTAATTCGCTGAACCCCATAAAGGCTGTCTGGGCGTTGATCTTTGACGGTCTCCTGCTTGCCCGCACCGGCCGCACCGACAAGCTGCGCTGGATTTCTCATACATTGGTCTTCTTTGGCTTCATGGGGCTGCTGCTTTTCCACGCCCTTGATGACTATGTGACCGCCGCATTCTTTCCTGCCTTTGAGTCCACGCTTGATCCGTGGCAGTGGCTGCGTAATCTCTTTGGTCTCATGACCTTGTCGGGCCTTGCCTACATGGGGCATCGCCGCTTCCACACACGCACTGTTCGCGACACGTCCCGCTTTCAAGACTGGGCAGCCATCCTGTTGGTGGCCGGCATTATCCTGTCCGGCTTCTTTCTCGAAGCATCCAAGATCATTTCCCCAGCCGTTTTCACCCGCATGACAAATGAGTTCTTTGTGCCTGACGAAGCTGGAGACATGACCGCGTTGAAAGCCTATTGGGCTGACGAGTACGGGGTCGTTTTCCCGGAAACGCTCCCCATGGATGAGGATACGTTAGAGAAGGGTGCAGAGCTGAACCAGGATAGCTGTGCTGATTGTCATTCCAATACCAAATCCGCATTTGTTTCCCGCCCGCTGGCAACGGCAATGATGCCGCTGGCCAATTCGCTGAATGTCAGTCGAGCAGATAAGGTCTTCTGGTATCTCCACATTGTTTTCTGTTTCATAGGGTTGGCAACGCTGCCATTTGGCAAGTTTTTCCATCCTTTGTCCGCTCCCGTGAATCTGGCTGCACGTCAGGGTCGTCGTGATGGTGCTCCTGCCGGGCCGTTTGCGCAGATGGTGGGGCTGGATGCCTGTACTCGTTGCGGCGAATGTAGTGTCCGTTGCAGCGTGGCACCGAGTTACGCCGTGCTGGGCAACAAGGATATTCTGCCATCGGAAAAGCTCGTATCTCTTGGCAAATACCGTTCAGAAGGTTCGCTGTCTGGTCATGATCTGGAGGACTTTGCTCAAGGCAGTCGTATCTGTACCGAGTGCCTGCAATGTACTGATATCTGTCCGGTCGGCATCAATTTGCAAGACCTGTGGTTGACCTCCAAGCCTGAAGTGGCTGCCGAGTCTCCTGATCCGAATCAGGCTGTTCGTGCCATGGATGCGGTAACGCGTTCTTCAGGGCTTGGTGAGGAGCCGTGTCTGCCGCCAGTCTATGGCTTGGCTGACAACAAGGAATCTTTCCACGGCTGCGTGCAGTGTACCACCTGCACCAGTGTCTGTCCGGTGGTGGCTGTGAGTGAAGATCCGTCCACCGACCTCGATCTCACTCCTCAGCAGATCATGAATCTTCTGCGCATGGGCCTTAAAGACGAGACGCTCGGCGCGCGCATGGTCTGGTCCTGCACCACTTGCTACAAGTGTCAGGAACACTGCCCACAAAATATCAAAGTAGCCGATATCCTGTATGAACTTCGCAACACTGCTGCCGCCCGCATCGGGCGTGACCGCTTCAAGGGGGAATGCTAA
- a CDS encoding CoB--CoM heterodisulfide reductase iron-sulfur subunit B family protein translates to MRFAYFPGCKIQHHLPEYGSSVEAVCNALDIELVKLEFNCCGWPVRHENELASIYSAVRNFAQAEAAGLSIMTPCKCCFGNLKYASHRLAEDPKLSESVAYLLAQDGLSMPKSMDAFHLLTILDEQVGAEFLRRRTAIPLSGVKVACHYGCHALRPGNVTGFDDPLAPTLFERIIQALGAETVDWDLRLECCGHPLRGRDDIISQALMRKKVEGAKEAGADIIVTACTYCQLQFDRERAKLPRTDLAYQAPPAVLVTQLIGKALGLDAYEVGLNKNHIPWHAPVL, encoded by the coding sequence ATGAGATTCGCTTACTTTCCCGGCTGCAAGATTCAACATCATTTGCCCGAATACGGTTCTTCTGTAGAGGCTGTTTGCAACGCGCTTGATATCGAGCTGGTCAAACTGGAATTCAACTGCTGCGGTTGGCCGGTGCGACACGAAAACGAACTGGCTTCCATCTACTCCGCAGTGCGAAATTTTGCGCAGGCTGAAGCGGCAGGGCTGTCTATCATGACGCCGTGCAAATGCTGTTTCGGCAATCTCAAATACGCCTCCCATCGGTTGGCGGAAGACCCCAAGCTCTCCGAGTCAGTTGCGTATCTGTTGGCACAGGACGGGCTCTCCATGCCCAAGAGCATGGACGCATTTCATCTATTGACCATTCTGGACGAACAGGTCGGGGCCGAATTCCTCCGACGACGGACCGCAATCCCATTGTCCGGAGTCAAGGTGGCATGCCATTACGGCTGCCATGCCTTGCGCCCCGGCAACGTCACCGGGTTTGACGACCCATTGGCTCCGACCTTGTTTGAACGGATAATCCAGGCTCTGGGCGCAGAAACCGTTGATTGGGATCTGCGCCTGGAGTGCTGTGGTCACCCCCTGCGCGGGCGTGACGATATTATCTCCCAGGCGCTTATGCGCAAGAAGGTGGAAGGGGCAAAGGAAGCGGGCGCAGACATCATCGTCACAGCCTGTACCTATTGTCAGCTTCAGTTCGATCGCGAGCGGGCCAAACTGCCGCGTACCGACCTTGCCTATCAGGCTCCGCCTGCGGTGTTGGTGACGCAGCTCATCGGCAAAGCGCTCGGGTTGGATGCCTATGAGGTGGGCCTCAACAAAAATCACATTCCCTGGCATGCACCTGTTTTGTAG